In the Saccharococcus thermophilus genome, GATCGAATGTTGAAAGAAGTTCATTATAAAAATTGGAAAAGTTTTTCTAATGCAACATTATACATTGATCCGTTAACAGTTTTGATTGGAACGAATGCAAGCGGAAAATCGAACGCGTTGGACGGTATCGCTTTTTTGAGCCGAGTGGTACAAGGAAAAGAGCTACAGACGATTTTATCGGGAGATTCTGCTCTTCTTTTAGAAGCGAATATTCAAGCGATACGCGGTGGTGTTGAATGGGCTGCTAAGCATCCACATTCTTCTTTTACATTAGAAGCGGTCATCGAAGGCGATGAAGAAACAGACTATCATTATAGCATTGAAGTGAGTACAAAATCCGATGTGGAGCTTGTTTCAGAGTCATTAGTGAAAATAGATAGAAAAATGAACAAACGGACAAAATTATTCACTGCTACAGCAGAGGAAGACAGCCCGACGGTTGCTGCTTCAGTTTATAATGGAAGACGCCCAAAAAAGAAACCGTTCAAACGTTCTGTATCGGTTATTAGCCAATTAAAAAACCAAGAAACACATCCTGAAGTGGATGAAGCTATACAACTTGTTGTGCATACATTGGAAAATGTTTTTATATTAGATCCCGCTCCTGCTTTGATGCGTGATTATAAACCGTTTTCCAACCGCCTTGCGAGCAATGCCTCTAATGTAGCAGGAGTGCTGGCGGCATTGCCGAAAGAAGAAAAGAAACAAACGGAAAAATTGCTTTCAAAATACGTCTCCCGCCTTCCGGAAGGAGATGTCCAGCGAGTTTGGGCGGAGCCGGTCGGCCGTTTTAAAACAGATGCGATGCTGTACTGTGAAGAGCAATGGCCGGGAAGCGACAAAAAGTTGATTGTCGATGCGCGCGGCATGTCGGATGGCACGCTACGTTTTATCGGAATTTTGACGGCATTATTGACCCGTCCGAAGGGAAGTCTTATTGTGATCGAAGAAATTGATAATGGCCTACACCCTTCCCGTGCGGGGATTTTAATTGATATGTTAAATGAAATTGGCACCGATCGGCAAATTGATATTTTAATGACAACACACAATCCAGCGTTACTCGATGAGTTAGGGCCAGAAATGATCCCGTTTATTATTGTTGCTCATCGTTCGATGGAGGACGGGGCAAGTGAATTGACACCATTAGAAGATATTCAATCGTTGCCGAAGCTTCTTGCAGGCGGATCGATTGGCAAGCTAGTAGCAGAAGGTGAAATCGAAGAAACGCTGTCGTGGCAAGGAAGTGAGGAGCGGTGAAGCGAAAAATCCTTGTCATTGATACGTCGATTTTATGCTGCTGGTTGCAAGTTCCCGGCAAAGAAACATGCGGCGCGCAAGGGAACATTTGGGACTACAGGCGTGTGAACGAGCTTTTGACGGAAGAAGAGAAACGTGGGGCAACGTTTGTCCTTCCGCTGGCAACGATCATTGAAACAGGCAACCATATCGCCCAAGCAGCAAAAGAACGATATGAATGCGCGAAAAAGCTCGTTCACATTATACAAAAGGCGTTAGACAAAGAGTCTCCTTGGGCGCAATTTTCCGAGCAAGCAGAGCTATGGACAGCTGATGAATTGCATAAACTCATTTCCGAATGGCCAAAGCAAGCGTCTGAGCGTTTATCGATTGGGGATGCAACGATTAAAACAGTGGCTGAATACTACGCAAGAGTGAATGGATGGGAAGTCGAAATTCTTACCGGCGACGAAGGGCTAAAAGCATATGAACCAGCAAAACCAACAAGAGTGCCAAGGAGACGAAGATCGTAAGATCATAGTGTCAAAAAAATAAACAGAAGATACATGTTGACGTATTGCATGATATGCAGTTAGAAATCGTATAGGGAGAGAACTGCCGATCGTCTTGTGCTGTTTATCATCGAAAAAACTGGCTTCCTCCTCGGTAGTGTGCAAGGAGGAAGCCGGTTTCTTTTTACCGTCCATCCTTGTTTTCTGTAGAATGAGGGTTTACTGTTTTCCTGCGCAGCAAAGCAGGTGCGGGGAACTACTGTTCAACCTCTTTTTTGCGAATTTGCTTGTTTTAGAACCATGCTCGTTTTTGTCATAAGCCATTGCCGATGGTATTGTACTAAAGTATACTATGGAAAAACAAGCAAGGAGTTGAAACTATGGATATTCGCGCGATTTTGAAGCGTGTTTCCCATCGAGATATGATTGAGCTCGCGATGAGCCTAATTGTGCTTGACAAAAAAGCAAAGGAGCGAGCGCTCCAGTTTTTGGAGGAAAAAGGGTATCTCAATGATGAACAGTTGGCACAGAAATATTATCACGAGTACCGTGACAAATTTTCAGAAACAATAGACATTATTTCCGAGTTTAATATGTACGGCGGTGGTCTGCAAGAGGAGGAATATCGTGCATATGAGAATATGGAACATATTCTTTCATTGCTTGAAGACGGGAAGCTGCCGGATGAATGCAGGGAGGAAATGATTCACGGATTGATGGAACAATACCTCGAGGGAAATTCGGGATTTGACGACGTCATATGGGGCTGGATTGAACAAATCGCCTGCGAAGAAGAGCATTGGCACCTTATTTTATCGTACTTGAAGCGGTCAAACAGCACATATGATCAATCGCTCATGCTAAAAATTTATCGGCACAAGCTTGGGGATGAAGATACATATGAACTAATGCGGATGCAGCAATTAACTTACGGAAGCGACTATTGGGATTATGTCCAATTTTTGCACCGCAAAGGAGAAGTGAAAAAAGCGCTCGACGTCGCGGAACAAGGATTGGAAAAAGGGCAAGGAGCTTTAGATACATTATATGAATACGTATTTCGGCACTACGATCAAATAGGAGAAAAAGGAAAGGCGCTTCAACTATTAAAACGATACTTCCAACACCGTCCTTCTTATGAGTTGTATAAGAAAACCATCTCTTATGCAGAGAAAAGCG is a window encoding:
- a CDS encoding AAA family ATPase, producing MLKEVHYKNWKSFSNATLYIDPLTVLIGTNASGKSNALDGIAFLSRVVQGKELQTILSGDSALLLEANIQAIRGGVEWAAKHPHSSFTLEAVIEGDEETDYHYSIEVSTKSDVELVSESLVKIDRKMNKRTKLFTATAEEDSPTVAASVYNGRRPKKKPFKRSVSVISQLKNQETHPEVDEAIQLVVHTLENVFILDPAPALMRDYKPFSNRLASNASNVAGVLAALPKEEKKQTEKLLSKYVSRLPEGDVQRVWAEPVGRFKTDAMLYCEEQWPGSDKKLIVDARGMSDGTLRFIGILTALLTRPKGSLIVIEEIDNGLHPSRAGILIDMLNEIGTDRQIDILMTTHNPALLDELGPEMIPFIIVAHRSMEDGASELTPLEDIQSLPKLLAGGSIGKLVAEGEIEETLSWQGSEER